One window of the Manihot esculenta cultivar AM560-2 chromosome 14, M.esculenta_v8, whole genome shotgun sequence genome contains the following:
- the LOC110599946 gene encoding peptidyl-prolyl cis-trans isomerase CYP28, chloroplastic: protein MASPVIPPPPPSLRLLPHNYHHLPPLISATPTITRRSLLLSTSISSLSPLPTPLDTTITDRVFMDFSLCPSYFRPDRTLSDTLSTLCTETVPLGRVVLGLYGRLVPLTVSNFKTMCTTSSYKNTLVHKIFPGQFFLAGRQGRRDKGEVRPPPELVRNTETVDSKAFKLTHSRPGIVSLCLSENDDEDDIKLDPNYRNVEFLITTGPAPCPQLDNKNIVFGAVLEGLDVVTAIASIPTYKPSERIRQFNDLAEFLGDERAQNARAIWNRPLKTVYISDCGELKVTNPSLSPTLP, encoded by the exons ATGGCCTCACCTGTAATTCCTCCACCTCCGCCATCACTCCGTCTCCTTCCCCACAACTACCACCATCTTCCTCCACTCATCTCCGCCACTCCCACCATCACCCGCCGCTCACTTCTCCTATCCACTTCAATCTCCTCTCTTTCTCCCCTTCCAACACCCCTTGACACCACCATAACCGACCGTGTCTTCATGGACTTTTCCCTCTGTCCCAGCTATTTCCGCCCCGACCGCACCCTCTCCGACACCCTTTCCACCCTCTGCACAGAAACCGTCCCTCTCGGACGCGTCGTCCTCGGCCTGTACGGTCGCCTGGTCCCTCTCACTGTGTCCAACTTCAAGACCAtgtgcaccacctcctcctacAAGAACACTCTGGTGCACAAAATATTTCCGGGTCAGTTTTTCCTGGCGGGGCGCCAGGGAAGGAGGGATAAAGGAGAGGTGAGGCCTCCACCAGAGCTGGTGAGAAACACAGAGACTGTTGATTCTAAGGCGTTCAAGCTGACGCATTCAAGGCCTGGAATTGTTTCGTTGTGTTTATCTGAGAATGACGATGAAGATGATATTAAGCTGGATCCAAATTACAGGAACGTGGAGTTCTTGATCACTACAGGGCCTGCTCCTTGTCCACAGTTGGATAACAAGAACATTGTTTTTGGAGCTGTGCTTGAAG GATTGGATGTAGTGACTGCCATAGCTTCAATCCCAACATACAAACCATCAGAAAGAATTAGGCAATTCAATGATTTGGCTGAGTTTCTTGGAGATGAAAGAGCCCAAAACGCCCGTGCAATTTGGAACAGGCCTCTTAAGACTGTCTATATCAGTGATTGTGGAGAGCTTAAAGTCACAAACCCTTCTCTTTCTCCTACCTTACCTTAG
- the LOC110599945 gene encoding uncharacterized protein LOC110599945 isoform X1 encodes MMGPPKKHFLPLIFLISLFILFFFSHYHSPLPITPLSPNLNPNFSPINNDNKQLSPQNTPTFTFVIKVLAFNRPDSLSRCLHSLANATYDGDTVHLHVYIDHFPFANESLEVLDQQLENSHKILEFVDGFHWIFGNKVVHYRTGNMGLQAQWLEAWWPSSDDEFAFVVEDDLEVSPLFYKFVKAVILNYYYNINSSSPSIYGVSLQRPRFVPGKHGNKIQLGNGTRIFLYQLVGTWGQILFPKPWKEFRLWYDKHKAKGMKPFLDGMVTTGWYKRMGERIWTPWFIKFIHYSGYFNIYTNLGHERALSVSHRDAGVNYGKTAGPDSQLVHESSFDYNFLEMEPLSNLKWFDFCFREVLPGRVVRSVDNLESVLGSVQKQQTVLLVNIYGTSETITRNLLCHFESLNIKNYIFMGPHSDFLYDLARRGHPVIDGSQLLDNMRAQKIIRLQDSSTKLVDVLVKAYVTKKCLEYKYHSWIVDSNMLFVSNDLFHEFVNTCNYDFCAGKSLEISFVRSSSSAQKIWADGFLKQIATAIGQASLPAESRNFIYIVENLLEQNGLRINRVDETRFGMKIGANSVNQSSLEARKMVYWSMDMDLNLVQKQLEELGMWALDGDSSCKAVVCHQS; translated from the exons ATGATGGGCCCGCCAAAGAAACATTTCCTCCCTCTAATCTTTCTTATCTCCCTTTTCATCCTCTTCTTTTTTTCCCACTATCATTCCCCTCTTCCCATCACCCCTCTAAGCCCTAATCTTAACCCTAATTTTAGTCCAATTAATAATGATAACAAACAACTCAGCCCCCAAAACACCCCCACTTTCACTTTCGTCATCAAGGTCCTCGCTTTCAACCGCCCGGACTCACTCTCCCGATGCCTCCATTCCCTTGCCAATGCTACGTATGATGGTGACACTGTCCATCTCCATGTCTACATTGACCATTTTCCATTTGCCAATGAATCACTCGAAGTCTTGGACCAACAACTGGAGAACTCACATAAGATTTTGGAGTTTGTTGATGGATTTCATTGGATTTTTGGGAACAAGGTGGTGCATTACCGGACTGGGAATATGGGATTGCAGGCGCAATGGCTAGAGGCATGGTGGCCAAGTTCTGATGACGAGTTTGCATTTGTTGTGGAGGATGATCTTGAGGTTTCTCCACTGTTTTATAAGTTTGTGAAGGCTGTGATTCTTAATTATTACTATAATATTAACAGCTCTAGTCCTTCAATCTATGGCGTCTCGCTTCAGCGTCCAAGGTTTGTCCCAG GTAAACATGGAAACAAAATACAGTTGGGTAATGGAACACGGATTTTCTTGTATCAGTTGGTTGGCACTTGGGGTCAGATTCTCTTTCCAAAACCTTGGAAAGAGTTTAGGCTGTGGTATGACAAGCACAAGGCCAAAGGCATGAAGCCATTTCTTGATGGAATG GTGACAACTGGATGGTATAAAAGAATGGGAGAAAGGATCTGGACTCCTTGGTTCATTAAGTTTATTCATTATAGTGGTTATTTTAACATCTACACCAATTTGGGCCATGAGAGAGCACTCAGTGTCTCTCACAGAGATGCTGGTGTTAATTACGGGAAAACAGCTGGACCAGACTCCCAATTAGTGCATGAAAGTTCTTTTGACTACAACTTTCTGGAAATGGAACCTTTGAGTAATTTGAAATGGTTTGATTTCTGTTTCAGAGAAGTACTTCCTGGAAGAGTGGTAAGGAGTGTGGATAATCTTGAGTCTGTCCTTGGGTCTGTACAGAAACAGCAGACCGTTCTGCTTGTCAACATATATGGTACATCAGAAACCATCACAAGGAATCTGTTATGCCACTTTGAGAGTCTAAACattaaaaactatatatttatGGGTCCTCATTCTGATTTTCTGTATGATCTTGCTAGAAGAGGACATCCTGTTATTGATGGCAGCCAGCTCCTTGACAATATGAGAGCACAGAAAATAATCAGACTTCAAGATTCCAGCACAAAACTGGTAGACGTATTGGTGAAAGCTTATGTGACGAAGAAATGTTTGGAATACAAGTACCATTCCTGGATAGTAGACTCAAACATGCTTTTTGTCAGTAATGATTTATTTCATGAGTTTGTCAATACGTGCAATTATGACTTCTGTGCTGGGAAGAGCTTGGAGATTTCCTTTGTCAGGAGCTCATCTTCTGCTCAAAAAATTTGGGCTGACGGTTTCTTGAAACAGATTGCTACAGCAATCGGTCAAGCTTCATTACCCGCAGAGAGTAGAAACTTCATTTACATTGTGGAAAACTTGTTGGAACaaaatggtttaagaattaacAGGGTTGATGAGACAAGGTTTGGCATGAAGATTGGTGCCAATAGCGTTAATCAATCCTCATTGGAGGCTAGGAAAATGGTTTATTGGTCAATGGATATGGATCTGAATTTGGTTCAAAAGCAGCTTGAAGAATTGGGTATGTGGGCTCTGGATGGTGACTCCTCTTGCAAAGCTGTTGTCTGTCACCAATCATAg
- the LOC110599945 gene encoding uncharacterized protein LOC110599945 isoform X2, translating into MASRFSVQGKHGNKIQLGNGTRIFLYQLVGTWGQILFPKPWKEFRLWYDKHKAKGMKPFLDGMVTTGWYKRMGERIWTPWFIKFIHYSGYFNIYTNLGHERALSVSHRDAGVNYGKTAGPDSQLVHESSFDYNFLEMEPLSNLKWFDFCFREVLPGRVVRSVDNLESVLGSVQKQQTVLLVNIYGTSETITRNLLCHFESLNIKNYIFMGPHSDFLYDLARRGHPVIDGSQLLDNMRAQKIIRLQDSSTKLVDVLVKAYVTKKCLEYKYHSWIVDSNMLFVSNDLFHEFVNTCNYDFCAGKSLEISFVRSSSSAQKIWADGFLKQIATAIGQASLPAESRNFIYIVENLLEQNGLRINRVDETRFGMKIGANSVNQSSLEARKMVYWSMDMDLNLVQKQLEELGMWALDGDSSCKAVVCHQS; encoded by the exons ATGGCGTCTCGCTTCAGCGTCCAAG GTAAACATGGAAACAAAATACAGTTGGGTAATGGAACACGGATTTTCTTGTATCAGTTGGTTGGCACTTGGGGTCAGATTCTCTTTCCAAAACCTTGGAAAGAGTTTAGGCTGTGGTATGACAAGCACAAGGCCAAAGGCATGAAGCCATTTCTTGATGGAATG GTGACAACTGGATGGTATAAAAGAATGGGAGAAAGGATCTGGACTCCTTGGTTCATTAAGTTTATTCATTATAGTGGTTATTTTAACATCTACACCAATTTGGGCCATGAGAGAGCACTCAGTGTCTCTCACAGAGATGCTGGTGTTAATTACGGGAAAACAGCTGGACCAGACTCCCAATTAGTGCATGAAAGTTCTTTTGACTACAACTTTCTGGAAATGGAACCTTTGAGTAATTTGAAATGGTTTGATTTCTGTTTCAGAGAAGTACTTCCTGGAAGAGTGGTAAGGAGTGTGGATAATCTTGAGTCTGTCCTTGGGTCTGTACAGAAACAGCAGACCGTTCTGCTTGTCAACATATATGGTACATCAGAAACCATCACAAGGAATCTGTTATGCCACTTTGAGAGTCTAAACattaaaaactatatatttatGGGTCCTCATTCTGATTTTCTGTATGATCTTGCTAGAAGAGGACATCCTGTTATTGATGGCAGCCAGCTCCTTGACAATATGAGAGCACAGAAAATAATCAGACTTCAAGATTCCAGCACAAAACTGGTAGACGTATTGGTGAAAGCTTATGTGACGAAGAAATGTTTGGAATACAAGTACCATTCCTGGATAGTAGACTCAAACATGCTTTTTGTCAGTAATGATTTATTTCATGAGTTTGTCAATACGTGCAATTATGACTTCTGTGCTGGGAAGAGCTTGGAGATTTCCTTTGTCAGGAGCTCATCTTCTGCTCAAAAAATTTGGGCTGACGGTTTCTTGAAACAGATTGCTACAGCAATCGGTCAAGCTTCATTACCCGCAGAGAGTAGAAACTTCATTTACATTGTGGAAAACTTGTTGGAACaaaatggtttaagaattaacAGGGTTGATGAGACAAGGTTTGGCATGAAGATTGGTGCCAATAGCGTTAATCAATCCTCATTGGAGGCTAGGAAAATGGTTTATTGGTCAATGGATATGGATCTGAATTTGGTTCAAAAGCAGCTTGAAGAATTGGGTATGTGGGCTCTGGATGGTGACTCCTCTTGCAAAGCTGTTGTCTGTCACCAATCATAg
- the LOC110600516 gene encoding uncharacterized protein LOC110600516 — MASGAAEGFFRYLYDGCLSGADTGIERRPYHRNCRCALHNKSKESCPHGMPKSKNVSYPIRRSWSEGCLALALGSAPASCQSSPSSSPSLQIGRSTQQFGLYSNGDEQLHLSRSSSSSKI, encoded by the coding sequence ATGGCCAGTGGAGCTGCCGAAGGCTTCTTCCGGTATCTCTACGATGGTTGTCTCTCCGGCGCCGACACAGGCATAGAACGCCGCCCTTACCATCGTAACTGCCGATGTGCACTTCATAATAAATCCAAAGAGTCTTGTCCTCATGGGATGCCTAAATCTAAAAACGTTTCATATCCTATTCGAAGGTCCTGGAGTGAAGGTTGTTTGGCCTTGGCTTTGGGTTCTGCTCCGGCTTCCTGCCAATCCTCAccgtcttcttctccttctctgcAAATCGGAAGATCGACTCAGCAATTTGGATTGTACAGCAACGGCGATGAGCAACTTCATTTATCGAGATCTTCATCGTCATCAAAGATTTGA
- the LOC110599655 gene encoding uncharacterized protein LOC110599655 isoform X1 — protein sequence MRLPCTTVNVVTWPSQHTDLCPYTSLIGPRLSSNGPDHPRNSVNPEEALSLELYLISSPSHHTASPGQSQPEPWLEEAREELTGTKTAGTTTAIAAKTRAEGDRTQCRRHHRLLVESETLSLWRVASCLIGLSALPTQDGLHKELSVKGNDRDDDLDASQPILLVDSKETQIVAYLDETSPLKADNIGFTYDYDSSFVLGDSFHRGLGFCDESETTPGAIGSSSKQMDEQPEGSSFDSSFSEKEMDADETINCKVGEGMIEEVQTEAFSSKKNSGFLSIGGMKIFTQDIFEGESDRETQDGEGSESSEVGEHIDLSDSDVSENMSESDSDIDEEVAEDYLEGIGGSDNILDAKWLVENHLDDSDEDSSSSSGSFHDTLEKLSGIALQDASREYGMKKSQSTKKYTVGGRDSGPSGLDDLMLVKDPRTLSAKKKHIARLPQSWPFEAQKSKNSRRFPGEKKKHRKEMIAVKRRERMLQRGVDLEKINMKLEQIVLDEVEMFAFQPMHSRDCSQVQRLAAIYRLRSGCQGSGKKRYVIVTRTQHTSMPSANDKLRLEKLIGAGNEDADFTVNECSRAKSVTMQRNRGNKPLDVQARSKSLKNCANSQNVGSSKRQGGKRCLYANQPLSFISSGIMSEKVDDMIMDSQETETTSENKVIVNSAKVGAFEVHTKGFGSKMMAKMGYVEGGGLGKAGQGMAEPIEVIQRPKSLGLGANFPNSIDDPLENKPQSTGRSENHAKHKSLGAFEKHTKGFGSKMMARMGFVEGTGLGKNCQGIVNPLSAVRLPKSRGLGAKG from the exons ATGCGGTTGCCTTGCACGACGGTGAATGTAGTTACGTGGCCCTCTCAGCATACGGATCTTTGTCCGTACACCTCACTTATTGGGCCCAGACTGTCATCCAACGGCCCAGATCATCCCCGTAACAGTGTAAACCCAGAGGAAGCCTTGAGCCTTGAATTATATCTCATCTCGTCTCCCTCACATCACACGGCAAGTCCAGGTCAATCGCAGCCTGAGCCATGGCTGGAGGAGGCAAGAGAAGAACTAACGGGAACAAAAACAGCAGGAACGACAACAGCAATAGCAGCAAAAACAAGGGCAGAAGGAGATCGAACACAGTGTCGGCGTCATCATCGTCTTCTGGTCGAATCGGAAACTCTCTCTTTGTGGAGGGTGGCGTCTTGTCTGATTGGCCTCTCAGCTCTTCCTACCCAG GACGGTTTGCACAAAGAATTATCTGTTAAGGGTAATGACAGAGATGATGATCTAGATGCATCGCAACCCATTCTTTTGGTTGATTCCAAGGAGACCCAGATAGTTGCTTATTTAGATGAAACATCACCTTTGAAGGCCGATAATATTGGTTTCACTTATGATTATGATTCAAGTTTTGTGCTTGGTGATAGCTTCCATAGAGGATTGGGGTTCTGTGATGAATCTGAGACAACCCCTGGTGCTATTGGTTCATCATCAAAGCAAATGGATGAACAGCCAGAAGGATCATCTTTTGATTCTTCATTCTCTGAGAAGGAAATGGATGCTGATGAGACTATTAATTGTAAGGTAGGCGAAGGAATGATTGAAGAAGTGCAAACTGAGGCATTCTCTTCGAAGAAAAATTCAGGCTTTTTATCAATTGGGGGCATGAAAATATTCACCCAAGATATATTTGAAGGGGAAAGTGATAGAGAGACGCAAGATGGTGAAGGTTCTGAATCTTCTGAAGTAGGGGAACATATTGATCTGTCTGATAGTGATGTCTCTGAGAATATGTCTGAAAGTGATTCCGATATTgatgaagaagttgcagaagacTACTTAGAGGGAATTGGTGGGAGTGACAACATTTTAGATGCCAAATGGTTGGTAGAAAACCATTTGGATGACTCAGACGAGGATAGTTCTTCATCCAGTGGTTCATTTCATGATACCTTAGAGAAGCTGAGTGGTATAGCACTCCAGGATGCTTCTAGGGAATATGGTATGAAGAAGTCTCAGTCAACAAAGAAATATACTGTAGGTGGTAGGGATTCTGGGCCATCAGGTTTGGATGACCTTATGCTTGTAAAGGATCCAAGAACACTTTCTGCCAAAAAGAAGCACATTGCTCGGTTGCCACAGTCTTGGCCTTTTGAGGCTCAAAAGAGTAAAAATTCTAGAAGATTTCCAG GTGAGAAAAAGAAACACCGAAAAGAGATGATTGCTGTTAAACGTCGTGAAAGAATGCTGCAAAGGGGAGTTGACCTTGAGAAGATAAATAtg AAACTAGAACAGATTGTTTTGGATGAGGTGGAAATGTTTGCTTTTCAACCTATGCACTCCCGAGATTGTTCTCAG GTACAACGATTAGCAGCAATTTACCGTTTGCGCAGTGGTTGCCAAGGTTCGGGTAAGAAAAG GTATGTAATAGTGACAAGAACTCAGCACACAAGCATGCCATCTGCAAATGATAAACTTCGTCTGGAAAAG ctGATAGGAGCTGGAAATGAGGATGCTGATTTCACTGTTAATGAATGCTCAAGAGCAAAATCAGTTACTATGCAGAGAAATAGGGGGAATAAGCCACTGGATGTTCAAGCTCGGAGCAAATCGTTGAAGAACTGTGCCAACAGTCAGAATGTGGGTTCATCAAAGCGACAGGGAGGGAAAAGGTGTTTATATGCCAATCAACCATTGTCATTCATATCAAGTGGCATAATGTCTGAAAAAGTTGATGACATGATAATGGATTCCCAAGAGACTGAAACTACTTCTGAAAATAAGGTCATAGTCAACTCAGCTAAGGTTGGTGCATTTGAGGTACACACTAAGGGTTTTGGATCCAAGATGATGGCAAAAATGGGATATGTAGAAGGTGGAGGTCTGGGAAAGGCTGGTCAAGGTATGGCGGAGCCCATTGAAGTGATCCAAAGGCCTAAATCACTTGGCTTGGGTGCCAACTTCCCTAACAGCATTGATGACCCTTTGGAGAATAAACCTCAAAGCACTGGAAGGTCtgaaaatcatgcaaagcataAAAGCTTGGGAGCTTTTGAAAAGCATACCAAAGGTTTTGGCTCTAAGATGATGGCAAGGATGGGCTTTGTTGAAGGCACAGGTCtgggcaaaaattgccaaggcaTTGTCAACCCTTTAAGTGCTGTTAGGCTCCCAAAATCACGAGGATTGGGTGCCAAAGGTTAG
- the LOC110599655 gene encoding uncharacterized protein LOC110599655 isoform X2, with translation MAGGGKRRTNGNKNSRNDNSNSSKNKGRRRSNTVSASSSSSGRIGNSLFVEGGVLSDWPLSSSYPGRNPNSNSKSGLKLKAPSASKSGPCKSNGSAFGYNYPSVELQDGLHKELSVKGNDRDDDLDASQPILLVDSKETQIVAYLDETSPLKADNIGFTYDYDSSFVLGDSFHRGLGFCDESETTPGAIGSSSKQMDEQPEGSSFDSSFSEKEMDADETINCKVGEGMIEEVQTEAFSSKKNSGFLSIGGMKIFTQDIFEGESDRETQDGEGSESSEVGEHIDLSDSDVSENMSESDSDIDEEVAEDYLEGIGGSDNILDAKWLVENHLDDSDEDSSSSSGSFHDTLEKLSGIALQDASREYGMKKSQSTKKYTVGGRDSGPSGLDDLMLVKDPRTLSAKKKHIARLPQSWPFEAQKSKNSRRFPGEKKKHRKEMIAVKRRERMLQRGVDLEKINMKLEQIVLDEVEMFAFQPMHSRDCSQVQRLAAIYRLRSGCQGSGKKRYVIVTRTQHTSMPSANDKLRLEKLIGAGNEDADFTVNECSRAKSVTMQRNRGNKPLDVQARSKSLKNCANSQNVGSSKRQGGKRCLYANQPLSFISSGIMSEKVDDMIMDSQETETTSENKVIVNSAKVGAFEVHTKGFGSKMMAKMGYVEGGGLGKAGQGMAEPIEVIQRPKSLGLGANFPNSIDDPLENKPQSTGRSENHAKHKSLGAFEKHTKGFGSKMMARMGFVEGTGLGKNCQGIVNPLSAVRLPKSRGLGAKG, from the exons ATGGCTGGAGGAGGCAAGAGAAGAACTAACGGGAACAAAAACAGCAGGAACGACAACAGCAATAGCAGCAAAAACAAGGGCAGAAGGAGATCGAACACAGTGTCGGCGTCATCATCGTCTTCTGGTCGAATCGGAAACTCTCTCTTTGTGGAGGGTGGCGTCTTGTCTGATTGGCCTCTCAGCTCTTCCTACCCAG GAAGAAACCCCAATTCGAATTCCAAGTCTGGTTTAAAACTAAAAGCGCCGTCTGCTTCTAAAAGTGGACCTTGCAAATCCAATGGGAGTGCCTTCGGTTATAACTACCCTTCGGTTGAGCTTCAG GACGGTTTGCACAAAGAATTATCTGTTAAGGGTAATGACAGAGATGATGATCTAGATGCATCGCAACCCATTCTTTTGGTTGATTCCAAGGAGACCCAGATAGTTGCTTATTTAGATGAAACATCACCTTTGAAGGCCGATAATATTGGTTTCACTTATGATTATGATTCAAGTTTTGTGCTTGGTGATAGCTTCCATAGAGGATTGGGGTTCTGTGATGAATCTGAGACAACCCCTGGTGCTATTGGTTCATCATCAAAGCAAATGGATGAACAGCCAGAAGGATCATCTTTTGATTCTTCATTCTCTGAGAAGGAAATGGATGCTGATGAGACTATTAATTGTAAGGTAGGCGAAGGAATGATTGAAGAAGTGCAAACTGAGGCATTCTCTTCGAAGAAAAATTCAGGCTTTTTATCAATTGGGGGCATGAAAATATTCACCCAAGATATATTTGAAGGGGAAAGTGATAGAGAGACGCAAGATGGTGAAGGTTCTGAATCTTCTGAAGTAGGGGAACATATTGATCTGTCTGATAGTGATGTCTCTGAGAATATGTCTGAAAGTGATTCCGATATTgatgaagaagttgcagaagacTACTTAGAGGGAATTGGTGGGAGTGACAACATTTTAGATGCCAAATGGTTGGTAGAAAACCATTTGGATGACTCAGACGAGGATAGTTCTTCATCCAGTGGTTCATTTCATGATACCTTAGAGAAGCTGAGTGGTATAGCACTCCAGGATGCTTCTAGGGAATATGGTATGAAGAAGTCTCAGTCAACAAAGAAATATACTGTAGGTGGTAGGGATTCTGGGCCATCAGGTTTGGATGACCTTATGCTTGTAAAGGATCCAAGAACACTTTCTGCCAAAAAGAAGCACATTGCTCGGTTGCCACAGTCTTGGCCTTTTGAGGCTCAAAAGAGTAAAAATTCTAGAAGATTTCCAG GTGAGAAAAAGAAACACCGAAAAGAGATGATTGCTGTTAAACGTCGTGAAAGAATGCTGCAAAGGGGAGTTGACCTTGAGAAGATAAATAtg AAACTAGAACAGATTGTTTTGGATGAGGTGGAAATGTTTGCTTTTCAACCTATGCACTCCCGAGATTGTTCTCAG GTACAACGATTAGCAGCAATTTACCGTTTGCGCAGTGGTTGCCAAGGTTCGGGTAAGAAAAG GTATGTAATAGTGACAAGAACTCAGCACACAAGCATGCCATCTGCAAATGATAAACTTCGTCTGGAAAAG ctGATAGGAGCTGGAAATGAGGATGCTGATTTCACTGTTAATGAATGCTCAAGAGCAAAATCAGTTACTATGCAGAGAAATAGGGGGAATAAGCCACTGGATGTTCAAGCTCGGAGCAAATCGTTGAAGAACTGTGCCAACAGTCAGAATGTGGGTTCATCAAAGCGACAGGGAGGGAAAAGGTGTTTATATGCCAATCAACCATTGTCATTCATATCAAGTGGCATAATGTCTGAAAAAGTTGATGACATGATAATGGATTCCCAAGAGACTGAAACTACTTCTGAAAATAAGGTCATAGTCAACTCAGCTAAGGTTGGTGCATTTGAGGTACACACTAAGGGTTTTGGATCCAAGATGATGGCAAAAATGGGATATGTAGAAGGTGGAGGTCTGGGAAAGGCTGGTCAAGGTATGGCGGAGCCCATTGAAGTGATCCAAAGGCCTAAATCACTTGGCTTGGGTGCCAACTTCCCTAACAGCATTGATGACCCTTTGGAGAATAAACCTCAAAGCACTGGAAGGTCtgaaaatcatgcaaagcataAAAGCTTGGGAGCTTTTGAAAAGCATACCAAAGGTTTTGGCTCTAAGATGATGGCAAGGATGGGCTTTGTTGAAGGCACAGGTCtgggcaaaaattgccaaggcaTTGTCAACCCTTTAAGTGCTGTTAGGCTCCCAAAATCACGAGGATTGGGTGCCAAAGGTTAG